The genomic interval ATACTGCCCACCCAGGCAATGATCTCCTGGTATTCAGATTTCCAACTGCCATAGGTGCGTTGGTAGGCGCTTCTGAGTTGTTCTAAAAAGTTCTCAATTAAAAGTTCTGTGGCATTAAACATGCTAGATTGCTATCTCCCAAACCCGCGATCGCCTTAGTGTCATTAAGCAGCCATGTCCTAAGTTTGCCCCAGCGATCATGGGTGAGCACAGAAATGGCTAAATCTCATCTGCAAGATGCCTTACCAGGGAATGGGTTGGCGATCGCGAAAGAATCCGCCTGTAGGAGCACCATCTGGTAGAGTGGCTAACCAGGCGATCGTGTCTGCTCCTTGCTCTGGCGTACGAGGGGCATCAGGGCCACCCATATCTGTTCTTACCCAACCGGGGCACACCGAATTCACTAAGATATTGCTCCCTTGCAACTCATCCGCCAGAATGCGGGTTAAAGCATTGAGAGCCGTTTTCGACATCCGATAACTGGGATAGCCACTGTTCATCTCGCTCAACTGCCCTGCTCCAGAAGCCACATTCACAACACGGCCATATCCCTGCACCTGCATCAGCGGAATTAATGCTTGGGAAAGCAGAATCGGGCCATAAAGATTAGTCTGTAAGGTTTGTGTCAGTGTCTCGATTTGCAGATTAAAGAGACTGCCATTGTCAAAATCAACGCCAATGCCAGCATTATTGACCAGAATTTCTAGATGACCAAACTGATCACGAACAAACTGGGCGAGTTGTTGCACACTGGCCGCATCAGTCACATCTAAGGAATGATACCCAACCTCCAAACCCTCAGACTGCAACCGCTCGACAACAACTTGCCCTTTGCGCTGATCACGACTCGTGAGAATCACATAAACACCTTCCTTCGCTAATTGCCGCGACGTTTCCAAACCCAAACCTCGATTTGCACCCGTCACCACGGCAATTTTGCGATCGCTAGCCATAAACCCCTCCTATTGCCATCCATCAGCACTGCCCACATTACACAAGCAAATAGCGATTGGTAAACTCACACCACAGACGAGGATCGCAACAAAACCAGAGAAAACTGCAACAAACCTAATCTCACTTTTGGAGGGGGTCTGGGGGACGCAACCGTCCCTCAGCGGGGGTTTGGGGGCAAGCGCCCCCAAGGGCTCGGTTTTCGCACCTAAAATACCGCTAAAAGCTCACAGGCTTATAAATGGCATAAACTCGAATCGGCTTGTCCGACAAAATCACATCTTTTTCATAAGTTAACCCCACCCGCAGCGCCACCTTCTGCGAAGCCAAATTGTGAGGATCGATCAAAGAAATCAAGCGATCGCACCCCACCGTATTGAACCCATAATCTCGAATCGCCGTAGCTGCCTCCGTCGCTAATCCCTGCCCCCAATAAGCGTGGGCAAGTAAATAGCCAATCTCAACCTCCGCTTGTCCCTCGATCGTTTGCGGAATCAATCCACAGCGTCCCATTAATCGGCGATCGCCCTTATGGATCACAGCCCAAAGCCCAAAACCGTAGTCCTGATAGTTTTGAATAATGCGCTCAATATGCTGCTGTGTCATCTCATAAGAGCGAGGACCGCCTAAAAAGGTCATTACAGCAGGATCGGCATACATCGCAGCCAAACCATCCACATCATCCAGGGTGAATTGCTGCAAAAGCAGACGTGGCGTTTCAAAAACCGTCATGAGTTTAGGGCATGAGTTGAGGACATGAGCCTAGAGGGACATCTGAGCGAGCCAGTCTAGCATCAGAGCATTCACCACCTCAGGCCGCTCATCGTGAGGACAGTGACCCGTGTCAGGAATGGCGACAAAACGCACCGGAGGCACATCTTCTCCCGGTTCGCGATCGCTCAGCTTCCGGTAAACCTCGGCTCCTCTGATCGGAGTCCAAGGGTCACGCTCTCCCCAGAGCACCAGCAAAGGACACTGGACTTGAGGCAACAATTCCGCTGGAGTGGGACCAGGAGGAGCCGTGAGAATAGACGCAAATACCCGCTGGGCTCCTTCATCGCAAGAGGGAGTGTAAAGCAAGTCTACGAGTTCATCCGTGACAGCTTCAGCATTGCGATAAACCTGGCGCAGCGTATTCCGAATCCGATGCTTTTGGCGAATGCGATTAAACACTAAAGGGCCGAACCGTGGCGAACTGACGAGTTTGGTGAAAGTGGCCATCACGAGTCGTAGAGGTAGCACCAATTCATCTGGGCGATGGTTGAGTCCCCCCGCACAGTTGAGCAACACACCTCCAGCGGCAATTTCTGGATGGTTGGCTAGCACCATCAAACTCAGCAAACCACCAATGGAGTTACCGACAAATACGGCAGGCTGCTGTATCTGCTCTTCCCAAAAGTCTTTGAGCAGCGCTTGCCAAAGTTCTAAGTTGTACTCAATATCCGGCTTGGCTGAGCTACCAAACCCCAGTAGATCCAAGGCAAACACTCGGTAGCCACCCGCTGCCAAAACTGGAATATTGTTGCGCCAGTGGCCAATGGAAGCTCCAAAACCGTGGATGAGCACTAGGGGTTGTCCAGTGCCCATCACGGTGTATTGAATAGGGTAGCCGCGCCAAGTCCAAGTCAGTTTCTCAAAAGTGCTGGTCTTTGTTAACTGCTGGGTCATTCCCGCTATCTTCTTAAGATTTGTAAATAGTCTTTTTCATCATATATTTTTTGACCTACGCTCAGCGAAAAGACCTCTAAGGCATCAATCAGGGAACATATACCAGTTAAAAACTGTCACTTTAACCGTTTACGTGAGTGTGAGGATCTATGAATCAAGGCGTTTTGGCTTCGTTGGGCAAGCTGTTTCTAGCTGCCACGATTTTGTCGATGACTGCCTTTGCTCCAGCCAATGCTCTCAATGCAGAAGCCGATGCAACGAATTCACCTGTTTCTAGCCAGCAACTTTCTACAGAGCAATCTGGGGAGCAATCTGGCGAGTTGATCATCAGTCAGTCAGATGACGACAGCGACGACGATGATGGCGATGATGGTGGGGACGACGATGATGATGGTAGGGACGATGATGGTGGGGACGATGATGGTGGGGAAGCTGAACTATCTACAGGCGTTTCTAGAACTATCCTCCAGCAAATCTCTACCAGCCAGAATTTATCACTTGCTAGCCTGCGAATCGCTAGAGCAGAACGAGTAGAGTGGTCCAATGGTTGCTTGGGTCTAGGTGGTCCTGGTGTGGCTTGCACACAGGCGATCGTTCCAGGTTACCGAGTTTTTGTAGAAGGTGATAACAAAACCTGGGTGTTCCGTACCAATGCGACTGGCTCTCAAGTCGTGTACGACGAGACCGCGACGCAGCAAATCGTCAGCCAGACTACAGGCTCCACTCAAACCAGTGGCTCCAGTCAGACCACCCAAACTCAAACTAGTCAGACCACCACAACCAGTCAATCTAGCAGTAGCCAAGTTAGATTTACTCAAGCGATCGCCACTTCTGTATACCAAGCAATCACCACTCGCAGCCAAGTCCAAGCTACTCAACTGCGGGTAGTTTCTGTCCAGCAGGAAACTTGGTCTGATAGCTGCTTAGGTGTCCCTGGTACTGCATCCACTTGTACCGCTGGTGATGTCCCAGGTTTCCGAGTGGTTGTTGCTAGCAC from Trichocoleus desertorum ATA4-8-CV12 carries:
- a CDS encoding SDR family oxidoreductase, translating into MASDRKIAVVTGANRGLGLETSRQLAKEGVYVILTSRDQRKGQVVVERLQSEGLEVGYHSLDVTDAASVQQLAQFVRDQFGHLEILVNNAGIGVDFDNGSLFNLQIETLTQTLQTNLYGPILLSQALIPLMQVQGYGRVVNVASGAGQLSEMNSGYPSYRMSKTALNALTRILADELQGSNILVNSVCPGWVRTDMGGPDAPRTPEQGADTIAWLATLPDGAPTGGFFRDRQPIPW
- a CDS encoding GNAT family N-acetyltransferase, translated to MTVFETPRLLLQQFTLDDVDGLAAMYADPAVMTFLGGPRSYEMTQQHIERIIQNYQDYGFGLWAVIHKGDRRLMGRCGLIPQTIEGQAEVEIGYLLAHAYWGQGLATEAATAIRDYGFNTVGCDRLISLIDPHNLASQKVALRVGLTYEKDVILSDKPIRVYAIYKPVSF
- a CDS encoding alpha/beta fold hydrolase, whose translation is MTQQLTKTSTFEKLTWTWRGYPIQYTVMGTGQPLVLIHGFGASIGHWRNNIPVLAAGGYRVFALDLLGFGSSAKPDIEYNLELWQALLKDFWEEQIQQPAVFVGNSIGGLLSLMVLANHPEIAAGGVLLNCAGGLNHRPDELVLPLRLVMATFTKLVSSPRFGPLVFNRIRQKHRIRNTLRQVYRNAEAVTDELVDLLYTPSCDEGAQRVFASILTAPPGPTPAELLPQVQCPLLVLWGERDPWTPIRGAEVYRKLSDREPGEDVPPVRFVAIPDTGHCPHDERPEVVNALMLDWLAQMSL